A genomic region of Catalinimonas niigatensis contains the following coding sequences:
- a CDS encoding SusC/RagA family TonB-linked outer membrane protein, protein MLLRLQHLSRCWHCYVAFLFLPILPIGILSASPEDGRIVKNLKFTSPALEFNHENATAAFTEKAAFTPPYKIAVIVQGTVTDQSTGEALPGVNVLVKGTTTGTVTDIDGKYSINVPNDDDVLIFTSIGYTAEEVPVNGRSTINLVMVEDIQSLQEVVVVGYGTQEKVNLTGAVGVTDGEVLQSRPIANVGEGLQGVIPNLNVNIRNGDPSEPITFNVRGFTSINGGAPLILVDGVPMDLNRINPNDIESISVLKDASAAAVYGARAAYGVVLVTTKKGKGDKINVSFGAELAMSKPIFFIDPVTDPYQFVLARNIANQRTNGAPAYDQDYIDGTRRYSENPTFENAWGVFNGQLRHYGYNNYVDQVITEFAPQQKYDASVSGASEKASYYVSFGYLSKDGYLKNEAKNENFKRYNTLIKGNFNVTDWLSLDSRALVTTEKSDKPHFYNWDVNINTSARQDPIDAIQFPDLPYYLEPGDREDFSQYIGMYFGGTNFLPYLEQGGRETWTRNDIILTQGATLQPIKGLNIRGEFSANLTYRDEQDVQSKVNIIENQDLASGLIIGNGFSGNDWIYNQSENDQYYVINTYADYTIDKDRHFLKTMIGFNQEWGRFEGIATRAYSLITPTVTDISATTGNQETYGDKQHTALRGAFYRINYIYDDRYLIETNGRYDGTSRFPKDDRFGFFPSISVGWRISNEGFMSGTSSWLDNLKLRASYGQLGNQLIFFDQAATNPNYYPAIATLGSGNAPYMMMGGARTPFVSAPGLVSPTLTWETVISQNIGLDFTMFGNRLDVSFDVYTRDTKDMLTREELPDILGANEPQQNAADLRTQGWELSATWQNRINNNWNYSVNLALSDNISRITKYDNPTGSLAEYYEGQVVYDGGLGERWGYETVGIFQTDDEVANAPDQSALGSNWRAGDIRYADLNGDGVINTGDNTLENPGDQKIIAYENPRYNFGVNSNIGWKNFTLNVFFQGILKYQYWPPNDNWQAFYPYNAGHVENYYLTDTWSEENPNAYFAAPHISTNTKQNIQPQTRYVQDAAYVRLKNLTLAYNLPESIGSKIGLANAQIYFAGQNLWEYTKMRRPLDPEVRPTLTQEYYKQRTYSMGVRVSF, encoded by the coding sequence ATGTTACTACGTTTACAACACCTAAGCAGGTGCTGGCATTGTTATGTTGCCTTCCTGTTTTTACCCATTTTGCCTATTGGCATACTGTCAGCCTCGCCAGAAGACGGCCGGATAGTCAAAAATTTAAAATTCACTTCCCCTGCCCTGGAATTTAATCATGAAAATGCGACAGCGGCATTTACAGAAAAAGCAGCGTTTACTCCTCCTTACAAAATAGCTGTAATTGTACAAGGTACGGTTACTGACCAAAGCACCGGAGAAGCATTACCTGGCGTTAACGTGCTGGTGAAAGGTACTACCACAGGTACAGTTACCGATATTGATGGTAAGTATAGTATCAACGTTCCTAATGATGATGATGTCTTGATTTTTACCTCCATCGGCTACACTGCTGAGGAAGTGCCTGTCAATGGCAGATCTACCATAAACTTAGTTATGGTAGAAGATATACAAAGCCTCCAGGAAGTAGTGGTAGTAGGCTATGGTACCCAGGAAAAAGTCAACCTTACCGGGGCTGTTGGAGTAACGGATGGTGAAGTACTGCAAAGCCGACCTATTGCTAATGTGGGTGAAGGCTTACAAGGCGTGATCCCTAACCTCAATGTCAACATCAGAAACGGAGACCCCTCCGAACCAATCACCTTTAATGTACGTGGCTTCACCTCTATCAACGGAGGTGCTCCGCTGATCCTGGTAGACGGAGTTCCCATGGACCTTAATAGAATTAATCCAAATGACATTGAAAGTATCAGTGTATTGAAAGATGCTTCGGCAGCCGCAGTGTATGGTGCCCGGGCAGCTTATGGCGTGGTACTGGTCACCACCAAAAAGGGTAAAGGGGATAAGATCAATGTCTCCTTTGGTGCTGAACTTGCGATGTCCAAGCCCATCTTTTTCATAGATCCGGTGACTGACCCTTATCAGTTTGTGTTGGCTCGCAACATAGCAAACCAACGTACCAATGGCGCTCCTGCTTACGATCAGGACTATATTGACGGGACCAGAAGATACAGTGAGAACCCTACTTTTGAGAACGCCTGGGGAGTTTTTAATGGACAGCTTCGCCATTATGGATATAACAATTATGTAGATCAGGTGATTACTGAATTTGCCCCTCAACAAAAGTACGATGCAAGTGTATCAGGCGCCTCGGAAAAAGCCTCCTATTATGTGTCTTTTGGCTATTTGAGCAAAGATGGGTACCTGAAGAACGAAGCGAAAAACGAAAACTTTAAAAGATACAATACACTCATTAAAGGTAATTTCAATGTGACTGACTGGTTGAGCCTGGATAGCCGGGCCTTGGTTACCACCGAGAAAAGTGATAAGCCTCACTTTTATAATTGGGACGTAAACATTAACACTTCCGCACGTCAAGACCCTATAGATGCCATTCAGTTTCCTGACCTTCCTTATTATCTGGAGCCCGGTGACCGGGAAGATTTTTCACAATATATTGGCATGTACTTCGGAGGCACCAATTTCCTACCCTATCTGGAACAGGGTGGACGTGAAACCTGGACCAGAAATGACATTATTTTGACCCAGGGAGCCACCCTTCAACCTATTAAAGGTTTAAACATTCGGGGTGAATTTTCGGCAAACTTGACTTACAGAGATGAGCAGGATGTACAAAGCAAGGTCAATATCATAGAAAACCAGGATCTGGCCAGTGGTCTTATCATCGGCAATGGGTTCAGTGGCAATGACTGGATTTATAACCAATCGGAAAATGATCAGTACTATGTGATCAATACCTACGCTGATTATACCATAGATAAAGATCGCCACTTCCTGAAGACCATGATAGGCTTTAACCAGGAATGGGGCCGCTTTGAAGGAATAGCTACGCGCGCTTATAGCCTAATCACCCCTACAGTAACAGATATCAGTGCTACTACCGGAAACCAGGAAACTTATGGAGATAAACAACATACAGCACTAAGAGGAGCCTTCTATCGGATAAACTATATCTATGATGACCGCTATTTAATAGAGACCAATGGCCGTTATGATGGTACTTCCAGGTTCCCTAAAGATGATCGTTTTGGTTTTTTCCCTTCCATCTCAGTAGGCTGGAGAATCTCTAACGAAGGTTTCATGAGTGGTACTTCCTCCTGGTTGGATAACCTCAAGCTTAGAGCATCTTATGGTCAATTGGGTAATCAACTCATCTTTTTTGACCAGGCTGCAACAAATCCTAATTATTATCCGGCCATCGCTACCCTCGGTTCAGGAAATGCTCCATATATGATGATGGGCGGTGCCCGAACTCCTTTCGTTTCTGCACCTGGTCTGGTAAGCCCTACCCTGACCTGGGAAACCGTAATCTCTCAAAACATCGGATTAGACTTCACCATGTTTGGCAATCGTTTGGATGTGTCCTTTGATGTATATACCCGTGATACCAAAGACATGCTGACCAGAGAAGAACTTCCCGACATATTAGGTGCGAATGAACCACAACAGAATGCTGCTGATCTGCGGACCCAGGGCTGGGAACTTTCAGCGACCTGGCAAAACAGGATCAACAACAACTGGAACTATAGTGTTAATCTTGCCTTATCTGATAATATTTCAAGAATCACCAAATACGACAACCCTACCGGCTCACTGGCTGAGTACTATGAGGGTCAGGTTGTGTATGATGGAGGCTTAGGGGAAAGATGGGGTTACGAGACAGTCGGTATTTTCCAGACTGATGATGAAGTAGCCAACGCCCCTGATCAATCGGCATTGGGTTCTAACTGGCGCGCTGGAGATATCCGCTATGCTGACTTGAATGGCGACGGTGTAATTAACACAGGTGACAATACATTGGAAAATCCTGGCGATCAGAAAATTATTGCTTACGAAAACCCCAGATACAATTTTGGTGTGAATAGTAACATAGGATGGAAAAACTTCACATTAAATGTCTTCTTCCAGGGGATTCTGAAGTACCAGTACTGGCCACCTAATGACAACTGGCAGGCATTCTACCCTTACAATGCCGGTCATGTAGAGAATTATTACCTGACTGATACCTGGAGTGAAGAGAATCCCAATGCTTATTTTGCAGCTCCTCATATCTCTACCAATACCAAACAGAATATTCAGCCTCAGACGCGCTATGTGCAGGATGCCGCTTATGTGCGCCTCAAAAACCTGACCCTAGCATACAACCTGCCGGAGAGCATCGGAAGTAAAATAGGCTTAGCCAATGCACAGATTTATTTTGCGGGTCAAAACCTATGGGAATACACCAAAATGCGCAGGCCGCTGGACCCTGAAGTACGACCTACGCTAACTCAGGAATACTACAAGCAGCGTACTTACTCAATGGGAGTGAGAGTATCCTTTTAA
- a CDS encoding RagB/SusD family nutrient uptake outer membrane protein produces the protein MKNYISKITLILVVIMFGCNDEFLERQPLDRITNEVFWNTENDLRVYNNSLYDLARFDERVPILMGHDQGFESQSRGIWHLSGFSDDTAPRHSRHDFFQRIRAGRHTVPDNASQQWFGYRGWEFVRAINFGMENYDKAAVDEETRNKYVGEARLFRGWFYGEKAQKFGDVQWVEQTLSVDDEEILNGARDDREFVMDKVLEDLTFAAENMPDDWGDGNAPGRLNRWAALLVKSRIALFEGTWRKYHGGANAEMWLQEAADAALELMQEGPYSLYTTGDPSMDYNAIHRMTDLSGVSEVLYWRRYQLGIFTNHVQSYHRDYNGGATKDLVEDYLCTDGLPITLSPLYQGDEVYEDVFVNRDPRLRQTILHPEDQPIYRFGNSDPGVASYPKIQGMTTPGISSTTGYHIIKVYENTAAYATYNVSATPAIILRFGEALLNYAEAKAELGTITQGDLDMSVNLLRARVAMPPMSMNVPMDPRYANDGVSALISEIRRERRIELFMEGFRYDDLRRWKQGIKLDDKDYGMRWDEANRARIDPNNEVTIGVSEVNGVPYLDIYAGTDYADPVFDESKHYLWPIPISEISQNPNLGQNPGWGASE, from the coding sequence ATGAAAAACTATATTTCAAAAATAACTTTAATACTTGTAGTCATTATGTTTGGCTGCAACGACGAATTTCTGGAAAGACAACCACTGGATCGAATTACTAATGAGGTCTTCTGGAATACAGAAAATGATCTACGGGTATACAATAATAGCTTATACGACTTAGCCCGGTTTGATGAGAGGGTACCCATCCTGATGGGGCATGATCAGGGTTTTGAGAGTCAAAGCAGAGGCATCTGGCACCTTTCTGGATTTTCTGACGATACCGCTCCACGACACTCAAGGCATGACTTTTTTCAAAGAATACGGGCTGGTAGACACACCGTTCCCGATAATGCAAGTCAACAGTGGTTTGGATATAGAGGATGGGAATTTGTACGAGCCATCAACTTTGGTATGGAAAATTATGACAAAGCGGCGGTAGATGAAGAAACACGCAACAAGTATGTAGGAGAGGCTCGTCTGTTTCGGGGTTGGTTTTATGGTGAAAAAGCCCAGAAGTTTGGTGATGTACAGTGGGTAGAGCAAACGCTAAGCGTAGATGACGAGGAAATTCTGAATGGAGCGCGGGATGACCGGGAATTTGTGATGGACAAAGTACTGGAAGACCTAACCTTTGCTGCCGAAAATATGCCTGATGACTGGGGCGATGGTAATGCTCCCGGAAGATTAAACCGCTGGGCAGCTTTACTGGTCAAATCTAGGATAGCCTTATTTGAAGGAACCTGGCGCAAGTATCATGGAGGAGCAAATGCCGAAATGTGGTTACAGGAAGCAGCAGACGCAGCACTGGAGCTTATGCAAGAAGGCCCCTATTCCCTCTATACTACCGGTGATCCAAGTATGGATTATAATGCCATACACCGCATGACAGACCTTTCCGGAGTTTCAGAAGTACTGTATTGGAGAAGGTATCAGTTGGGAATTTTCACTAATCACGTGCAAAGCTACCACAGAGACTATAATGGAGGCGCTACCAAGGATCTGGTGGAAGATTATTTGTGTACTGATGGGCTGCCAATCACCCTGTCTCCTCTGTATCAGGGAGATGAAGTATATGAAGATGTTTTTGTGAATCGCGATCCCCGATTGCGTCAAACCATTCTTCATCCGGAAGATCAACCCATTTACCGCTTTGGAAATAGTGATCCTGGCGTGGCTAGTTATCCGAAAATCCAGGGGATGACCACCCCCGGGATATCCTCTACTACTGGTTATCATATCATTAAGGTATATGAAAATACAGCGGCCTATGCTACTTATAATGTCTCAGCCACTCCGGCAATCATCCTGAGATTTGGTGAGGCATTACTTAATTATGCAGAGGCAAAAGCAGAACTGGGAACCATTACACAAGGCGACCTGGATATGAGTGTCAACTTACTTCGTGCCCGCGTAGCCATGCCTCCTATGTCCATGAATGTGCCTATGGACCCTCGTTATGCCAATGATGGAGTTTCCGCACTGATTTCTGAGATTCGTCGTGAGCGCCGTATTGAGTTGTTTATGGAAGGTTTCCGTTACGATGACCTACGTCGCTGGAAGCAAGGGATCAAACTGGATGACAAAGACTATGGTATGCGTTGGGATGAAGCCAACAGAGCACGAATAGATCCAAATAATGAGGTCACCATTGGTGTTTCTGAAGTAAACGGAGTGCCATATCTGGATATATATGCTGGCACTGACTATGCTGATCCGGTATTTGACGAAAGCAAACATTATTTGTGGCCAATACCTATTAGTGAAATATCACAGAATCCAAACCTCGGTCAAAATCCGGGTTGGGGAGCTAGTGAATAG
- a CDS encoding N-acyl-D-amino-acid deacylase family protein, whose amino-acid sequence MLYQFLVLIPFLIVFACAKPQPEHRYDVVLTNGMIYDGSGETPVQGEVAITGQKIAAVGDIGSYEADTVIDVQGMAVSPGFINMLSWAANPLLEDGRSMSGIKQGVTLEVFGEGSSLGPVSEYARQNNNQIQWTTFGEALEYMADKGIAPNVASFVGATTIRVHELGYEDRAPSEEELKRMQELVRQAMKEGALGLGSSLIYAPAFYADTDELIALAKAAAEYDGKYISHLRSEGDSFIEAVQELMTISEEADIDAEIYHLKAAGRNNWHKLDQVLRMIDSVNANGEKVTANMYNYVAASTGLDATMPPWVQEGGTEEWIKRLKDPKIKSQVIKEMQHASKDWENFLVAAGDPDNILLVEFKEDSLKYLTGKTVGEISNMRGTSAAETIIDLVVQNGTDIGTVYFLMNEDNVKKQMQLPYMTFGSDARSIAAEGKNLESSTHPRTYGNFARLLGKYVRDEKVISLEEAIHKLTYLSAQKLKIEERGKLAPGYYADVVVFDPETIADKATFEEPHQYAVGVAHVFVNGTQVLNEGEHTGATPGMFVKGPGYQQDKEESAVSSR is encoded by the coding sequence ATGCTTTACCAATTTCTGGTTCTTATTCCTTTCCTGATAGTCTTTGCTTGCGCTAAACCCCAGCCCGAGCATAGGTATGATGTTGTACTTACCAATGGCATGATCTACGATGGCAGCGGTGAAACGCCTGTTCAGGGAGAGGTGGCAATTACAGGACAAAAAATAGCCGCAGTAGGTGACATTGGCTCTTATGAAGCCGATACAGTGATTGATGTACAAGGCATGGCTGTCAGTCCCGGCTTTATCAATATGCTGAGTTGGGCGGCCAATCCTCTGCTGGAAGATGGGCGTTCCATGAGTGGCATCAAGCAGGGGGTGACGCTGGAAGTGTTTGGTGAAGGTTCCTCTCTTGGTCCAGTGAGTGAATATGCAAGGCAAAATAACAATCAGATTCAGTGGACAACTTTTGGCGAGGCTTTGGAATATATGGCAGACAAAGGCATTGCTCCCAATGTGGCTTCTTTTGTAGGCGCTACGACCATTCGTGTACACGAATTAGGCTACGAAGATCGTGCTCCCAGTGAAGAAGAACTGAAACGCATGCAGGAACTGGTGAGGCAAGCGATGAAAGAAGGCGCCTTGGGTCTGGGTTCTTCTTTGATTTACGCTCCTGCTTTCTATGCGGATACCGATGAACTCATTGCGCTGGCGAAGGCAGCCGCAGAGTACGATGGCAAATATATCTCTCATCTGCGCAGCGAAGGTGACTCTTTCATTGAAGCCGTACAGGAGTTGATGACCATCTCCGAGGAAGCGGATATTGACGCTGAAATTTATCATCTGAAAGCCGCCGGACGAAACAACTGGCATAAGCTGGATCAGGTACTGCGCATGATAGATTCTGTCAATGCCAATGGTGAAAAAGTGACGGCCAATATGTACAATTACGTAGCGGCCTCCACTGGCTTGGATGCTACTATGCCTCCCTGGGTGCAGGAAGGCGGCACTGAGGAATGGATCAAAAGATTGAAAGATCCTAAAATCAAGTCTCAAGTAATTAAGGAGATGCAGCATGCCTCCAAAGACTGGGAAAACTTTCTGGTGGCTGCCGGTGATCCGGATAACATCCTGCTGGTAGAGTTTAAAGAAGACTCGCTGAAGTACCTGACTGGCAAAACGGTAGGTGAAATCAGTAACATGCGAGGTACGAGCGCTGCTGAAACCATCATTGACCTGGTGGTACAGAATGGTACTGACATCGGTACAGTCTATTTTCTGATGAATGAAGACAATGTAAAAAAGCAGATGCAGCTTCCCTACATGACTTTCGGCTCTGATGCCCGCTCCATTGCTGCCGAAGGAAAAAATCTGGAAAGTAGTACCCATCCCCGCACCTACGGAAATTTTGCCCGGCTTCTGGGAAAATACGTACGCGATGAAAAAGTCATCTCCCTGGAAGAAGCCATCCACAAACTAACTTACCTTTCTGCCCAAAAGCTTAAAATTGAAGAGCGTGGTAAGTTGGCTCCCGGCTATTATGCAGATGTGGTAGTATTCGATCCTGAAACGATTGCGGACAAAGCCACTTTTGAAGAACCTCATCAGTATGCCGTAGGTGTAGCCCATGTCTTTGTCAATGGTACACAGGTGCTGAATGAAGGAGAACACACCGGAGCCACGCCAGGCATGTTTGTAAAAGGACCTGGCTATCAGCAGGATAAAGAAGAATCTGCTGTCAGCAGTCGCTGA
- a CDS encoding mechanosensitive ion channel family protein: MQEFLEKTYYGNTVQQYLIAAAIILIGLILVRIVNYIIDHRLKKLTQATDNVVDDYVIESVDRFGIPVLHFLVIYLGIKSLNLSAQAAEILRIATLVFVTFFAVRFISTTFLTLVKSYVRRQENGEEKVKQLGGVMLIINAFVWIIGILVLLDNMGINVTAMIAGLGIGGIAIALAAQNILGDLFNYFVIFFDRPFEIGDFIIIDDKMGVIEYIGIKTTRVKSLTGEQLVFSNSDLTSSRIHNYKRMQRRRIVFKIGVIYQTSLEQVKEIPAVLRAAVESQKELTQFDRAHFQAYGESSLDFEVVYFVLSADYNQYMDVQQAINLYIFEEFEKMGVEFAYPTRTLFVNGQESDKENESADQA, encoded by the coding sequence ATGCAAGAGTTTTTAGAAAAAACCTACTACGGAAATACTGTACAGCAATATCTCATTGCAGCAGCAATTATTCTTATAGGCCTGATCCTGGTGAGAATTGTCAATTATATCATTGATCACAGGCTTAAAAAACTCACGCAGGCCACCGACAATGTAGTAGATGATTATGTAATTGAGAGTGTAGACCGCTTTGGGATTCCTGTCTTACATTTCCTCGTGATATATCTGGGTATCAAAAGCCTGAACCTATCAGCGCAGGCAGCAGAAATTCTCAGGATAGCCACTTTGGTTTTTGTCACCTTTTTCGCAGTCCGCTTTATTTCTACTACTTTCTTGACGCTGGTGAAATCCTATGTCCGTAGGCAGGAAAACGGTGAGGAGAAGGTGAAGCAACTGGGGGGTGTAATGCTCATTATCAATGCTTTTGTATGGATCATAGGCATACTGGTGCTGCTCGACAATATGGGGATAAATGTGACAGCCATGATTGCTGGTTTGGGCATAGGAGGTATTGCCATTGCCCTGGCTGCGCAGAATATTCTGGGTGATTTATTCAACTATTTCGTCATCTTCTTTGACCGCCCTTTTGAGATCGGCGATTTCATTATTATCGATGATAAAATGGGCGTGATAGAATACATTGGGATCAAAACGACGCGCGTCAAAAGCCTGACGGGTGAGCAACTCGTTTTTTCCAATAGTGACCTGACCAGCTCGCGGATTCACAATTACAAGCGGATGCAGCGGCGGAGGATCGTGTTTAAGATTGGGGTGATTTATCAAACATCTCTGGAACAAGTCAAAGAAATCCCTGCGGTATTGCGGGCAGCAGTGGAGTCACAGAAGGAGCTTACGCAATTTGACAGGGCTCATTTTCAGGCCTATGGAGAGTCAAGCCTGGATTTTGAAGTAGTATATTTTGTGCTGAGTGCAGATTATAACCAGTACATGGATGTACAACAAGCCATTAATCTCTATATTTTTGAGGAGTTTGAGAAGATGGGCGTTGAATTTGCATACCCTACCCGCACATTGTTTGTCAATGGACAGGAAAGTGACAAGGAAAATGAGTCAGCCGATCAGGCGTAA
- a CDS encoding SLC13 family permease, with translation MSDTTSSFTLIKAATLLAGPLVFLIILTTVEIEGLSTGATQVIALALWMVIWWMTEAVPLPVTALLPLILFPILDIFSTAEAAAPYASPIVFLFMGGFLIALAMEKRNLHTRIALNIISVTGTHANGIILGFMMATAFLSMWISNTATAVMMLPIALSVVDLLQDSKEGSLPSKGYRRFALSLMLGIAYAANIGGTTTIIGTPPNVVFLGYMQEFYQRDMEFGRWLFIGIPVCITLLTITYLLMTKVLFPHGLSKLAGSDHLIKDKLSELGPMSRAEQLVAAIFFLTAACWIFQSSINDLLGGDYLDNTIVAMAGGVLMFITPTSLKRQEFVLDWKSTERLPWGILLLFGGGLCLAKGMESSGIVQLVGDKIAGSSEISLWLLLLLLTTFMLFMTELMSNVALTVIFLPVVLGIADSLGVNPLYLAIPVTLAASCAFMMPISTPPNAVVFSSGHIRMFDMVKAGFFLNLISILVLLLVGLTLVRWVYG, from the coding sequence TTGTCAGACACAACATCGTCATTTACGCTCATCAAAGCGGCCACTTTACTGGCAGGCCCCCTGGTATTCCTGATCATTTTAACCACCGTAGAGATAGAGGGGCTGAGTACAGGTGCCACCCAGGTTATTGCATTAGCGCTCTGGATGGTAATCTGGTGGATGACCGAGGCTGTTCCTTTGCCGGTAACTGCGCTGCTGCCTTTAATTCTATTTCCGATACTGGATATTTTTTCTACCGCAGAGGCGGCTGCTCCATATGCCAGTCCCATTGTTTTCCTGTTCATGGGAGGCTTTCTGATTGCCCTGGCCATGGAAAAACGCAACCTGCATACACGTATCGCACTTAATATAATTAGTGTTACAGGTACGCATGCCAATGGAATTATTTTAGGTTTTATGATGGCTACTGCTTTCCTCAGCATGTGGATATCCAATACAGCTACGGCTGTCATGATGCTACCCATAGCCTTATCGGTTGTGGACTTGCTTCAGGATAGCAAAGAGGGAAGCCTTCCCAGTAAAGGCTATCGCAGGTTTGCTTTGAGTCTGATGCTGGGCATCGCTTATGCTGCCAATATTGGAGGCACTACTACCATCATCGGTACCCCACCCAATGTGGTTTTTTTAGGCTATATGCAGGAGTTCTATCAGCGGGATATGGAGTTTGGTCGCTGGCTGTTTATTGGTATTCCGGTTTGTATTACTTTACTGACGATCACTTATCTTCTGATGACGAAGGTGCTTTTTCCTCATGGATTATCAAAGCTGGCAGGTTCTGATCATTTGATCAAGGATAAGCTGAGCGAACTAGGGCCTATGTCAAGAGCAGAACAATTGGTGGCAGCCATCTTTTTTCTAACCGCGGCCTGCTGGATATTTCAGTCGAGCATCAACGATTTGTTGGGGGGCGATTATCTGGATAATACCATTGTGGCTATGGCTGGAGGTGTGCTGATGTTTATTACGCCGACAAGCTTAAAACGACAGGAGTTTGTCCTTGACTGGAAAAGTACCGAACGCCTGCCCTGGGGAATACTGCTGCTGTTTGGGGGAGGGCTTTGCCTTGCCAAAGGTATGGAAAGCAGCGGTATCGTACAACTGGTAGGGGACAAGATCGCCGGGAGTAGCGAGATTAGTTTATGGTTACTTCTGCTGTTGCTTACCACCTTTATGCTGTTCATGACTGAGCTCATGAGCAATGTCGCTTTAACGGTTATCTTTCTACCGGTAGTGTTAGGCATAGCAGATAGTTTGGGAGTCAACCCTTTGTATCTGGCCATACCGGTGACACTAGCGGCCAGTTGTGCTTTTATGATGCCGATTTCCACTCCGCCTAATGCAGTGGTTTTTTCCAGCGGTCACATCCGTATGTTTGATATGGTGAAAGCGGGCTTCTTTCTCAATCTGATTTCCATACTTGTATTGCTACTGGTTGGGCTGACTTTGGTGAGATGGGTATACGGGTAA
- a CDS encoding DUF3109 family protein, whose product MITVGNAVMSDDIVENQFVCDLEKCKGACCEEGEYGAPLEDEELEILEMIYVDIEDFLSEEGRKEIEKYGKYGKDPEGEYATPVIKGKECAYAVRTKDGKLQCGIENAYKAGRTTFRKPVSCHLYPIRITKYDHYDALNYHRWHICNPACSLGQSLSVPIYKFVKDALVRKYGREWYQELQETVEKKKR is encoded by the coding sequence ATGATAACTGTCGGAAATGCGGTAATGAGTGATGATATTGTGGAGAACCAGTTTGTTTGTGATCTGGAGAAGTGCAAGGGGGCCTGCTGCGAAGAAGGCGAATATGGCGCTCCGTTGGAAGATGAAGAGTTGGAGATACTGGAGATGATCTATGTAGACATTGAGGATTTCCTGTCGGAAGAAGGAAGGAAAGAGATTGAAAAATATGGTAAGTATGGCAAAGATCCTGAAGGGGAATACGCTACGCCCGTGATCAAAGGGAAAGAGTGCGCCTACGCGGTACGTACTAAAGATGGAAAGCTTCAATGCGGTATAGAAAACGCCTACAAAGCCGGGCGTACGACTTTCCGCAAACCGGTTTCCTGTCACCTATACCCTATCCGAATCACCAAATACGATCATTATGATGCCCTCAACTATCATCGCTGGCATATCTGCAATCCTGCCTGTAGCTTAGGCCAATCCCTGAGTGTACCTATCTATAAGTTTGTCAAAGATGCACTGGTGCGTAAATACGGTCGTGAGTGGTACCAGGAATTGCAGGAAACCGTAGAAAAGAAGAAGCGGTGA